In one Bernardetia sp. genomic region, the following are encoded:
- a CDS encoding mechanosensitive ion channel family protein produces the protein MPTSEQIVHYFYRLFRNAGMETQNAKYLNALIGVIVLFVIVYVLDRIFKTLFVKLITHISERTKNQFDNFLVKNNAAGLTAHLFILLFILYALPFVLWDFPQTYVYIEKGVDIIAVFVVVLLVQSILRTFSDYLKTMRSFRDKPIHSYVQVFMIFAWFAAVVYIFTLLTNKSPWTFFSALGALSAVILLIFRDTILGFVASIQVTVNDMVRIGDWITMDKYNADGDVIEISLATVKVQNFDKTITTIPTYYLISDSFRNWRGMTRSEGRRIKRSILLKVSSIHYLSEEDVEELKDIELVREYLEQTSKEINNYNNEHHNNKKLLLNGKNMTNLGVFRIYIEKYLHQNPNVNSDMIMMSRQLEATPQGVPLEIYAFSRSKEWLEYEKIVSDIFDHLFAAVPYFNLELFEAPSNVLAIKREKR, from the coding sequence ATGCCTACTTCAGAACAAATTGTACATTATTTTTATCGTCTGTTTCGCAATGCAGGAATGGAGACACAAAACGCAAAATATCTCAATGCCTTGATTGGTGTGATTGTTTTGTTTGTTATAGTCTATGTTTTAGACCGTATTTTCAAAACCCTTTTTGTAAAACTGATTACGCATATTTCCGAAAGAACTAAAAATCAGTTTGATAATTTTTTGGTAAAAAATAACGCTGCTGGGCTTACGGCTCATCTTTTTATCCTTCTTTTTATTCTTTATGCGTTGCCATTCGTGCTTTGGGACTTTCCTCAAACGTATGTTTACATAGAAAAAGGCGTTGATATTATTGCTGTTTTTGTGGTAGTTTTGCTAGTACAAAGTATTTTAAGGACGTTTAGTGATTACCTTAAAACTATGCGTTCGTTTAGAGATAAGCCAATTCATAGTTACGTACAGGTATTTATGATTTTTGCTTGGTTTGCTGCTGTGGTATATATTTTTACGTTACTGACAAATAAATCTCCTTGGACATTCTTCTCTGCTTTGGGTGCGCTTTCTGCCGTGATTTTGCTCATCTTTAGAGATACTATTTTGGGTTTTGTGGCAAGCATACAAGTTACAGTCAATGATATGGTTAGGATTGGAGATTGGATAACGATGGACAAATACAATGCAGATGGCGATGTGATAGAGATAAGTTTGGCTACTGTAAAAGTTCAAAATTTTGACAAAACCATCACAACTATTCCGACGTATTACTTGATTTCAGATTCGTTTAGAAACTGGCGAGGAATGACACGTTCGGAGGGAAGAAGAATAAAACGCTCTATACTTTTGAAAGTCTCTAGCATTCATTATTTGAGTGAAGAAGACGTAGAAGAATTAAAAGACATTGAATTGGTAAGAGAATATTTGGAGCAGACAAGCAAGGAAATAAACAATTATAACAATGAACATCACAATAACAAAAAACTCCTTCTAAATGGAAAAAATATGACCAATCTAGGAGTTTTTCGTATTTACATTGAAAAGTATCTTCATCAAAATCCGAATGTCAATAGCGATATGATAATGATGAGTAGGCAGCTGGAAGCTACTCCACAGGGCGTTCCGTTAGAAATTTATGCCTTTAGTAGAAGCAAAGAATGGCTAGAATATGAAAAAATTGTCTCCGATATTTTCGACCATCTTTTTGCTGCCGTTCCTTATTTTAACTTAGAACTTTTTGAAGCTCCTTCCAATGTATTGGCTATCAAGAGAGAAAAAAGATAA